A portion of the Syngnathoides biaculeatus isolate LvHL_M chromosome 7, ASM1980259v1, whole genome shotgun sequence genome contains these proteins:
- the LOC133503820 gene encoding interferon regulatory factor 4-like isoform X1, translating to MNPEVDYGASGSSGNGKLRQWLIEQVDCGKYPGLVWDNDEKSIFRIPWKHAGKQDYNRDEDAALFKAWALFKGKYREGVDKPDPPTWKTRLRCALNKSNDFEELVERSQLDISDPYKVYHIIPEGAKKRPREEDGSASPMSYSMNSAYPTLQTQMPQYLPTAECGWRDFSQEHASFPELSFTQYPCSPRSLPWQNPSVDNGYQLRASIYSYGPADTQPSPFSLDASIRSAEALRDARLNITVYLRDMLVREVTTFSPEGCHITPASSEDKHYLSTGGRDVVLLPVDTLSPHNRAEERPTSPFASFERGVLCWMAPDGLYAQRLCEGRVYWQTGLSPYGDKPKKLERELACKLLHTQDYLTEMQSYGLHGRPLTTHFQVLLSFGDACLDPQRATLSVQVEPLFARQLLYNTQQTGGHFYRSYEHAGLTQHISLSEDYHKALAQHHSLQE from the exons ATGAACCCCGAGGTAGACTACGGTGCTTCCGGAAGTAGCGGCAACGGAAAGTTGCGACAGTGGCTGATCGAGCAGGTGGATTGTGGGAAGTATCCCGGTTTAGTATGGGACAACGACGAGAAAAGCATCTTCAGGATACCGTGGAAACACGCCGGCAAGCAGGACTACAACCGGGATGAGGACGCCGCGCTTTTCAAG GCGTGGGCACTATTTAAAGGCAAGTATCGGGAGGGGGTGGACAAGCCTGACCCGCCGACCTGGAAGACACGTCTTCGCTGTGCTCTCAACAAGAGCAACGACTTTGAGGAATTAGTGGAGCGCAGCCAACTGGACATCTCAGACCCTTACAAAGTCTACCACATCATCCCCGAGGGTGCCAAAAAAA GGCCCAGAGAAGAGGACGGTTCTGCGAGTCCCATGAGCTATTCTATGAATTCAGCTTATCCTACCCTCCAAACGCAG ATGCCACAGTACCTTCCCACTGCAGAATGTGGCTGGAGAGACTTCAGTCAGGAGCATGCGTCTTTCCCAGAGCTTTCCTTCACTCAGTACCCATGTTCCCCCCGCAGCCTGCCGTGGCAGAACCCATCCGTGGATAACG gATACCAACTTAGAGCCTCGATTTACTCTTATGGTCCTGCTGACACTCAGCCCTCACCTTTTAGTCTTGACGCCAGCATCCGATCAGCAGAGGCACTCCGAG ATGCACGCCTAAATATCACAGTATATTTACGGGACATGCTGGTGAGGGAGGTGACTACCTTCAGCCCAGAAGGGTGCCACATCACTCCAGCTTCTTCAGAGGATAAGCACTACTTGTCCACAGGTGGCCGCGATGTGGTACTGCTTCCTGTGGACACCCTCTCACCTCACAATAGAGCAGAGGAGCGTCCCACCAGCCCCTTCGCCTCCTTCGAAAGAGGTGTGCTGTGCTGGATGGCGCCAGACGGACTCTACGCTCAGCGGCTGTGTGAGGGCAGAGTTTACTGGCAGACCGGACTGAGCCCATATGGTGACAAGCCTAAAAAGCTCGAGAGAGAGCTCGCCTGTAAACTATTACACACACAGGATTATCTCACAG AAATGCAGAGTTATGGGCTCCATGGTCGACCACTGACCACCCACTTCCAGGTTCTTCTGAGTTTTGGAGATGCGTGTCTTGATCCCCAACGAGCAACCCTCAGTGTCCAG GTGGAGCCCCTGTTCGCCAGGCAGCTCTTGTACAACACCCAGCAGACAGGCGGCCATTTCTACCGCAGCTACGAGCATGCAGGACTCACGCAACATATTAGCCTCTCGGAGGACTATCACAAGGCCCTTGCACAGCACCACAGCCTGCAAGAGTGA
- the LOC133503820 gene encoding interferon regulatory factor 4-like isoform X2: MIAGIGSSSPAWALFKGKYREGVDKPDPPTWKTRLRCALNKSNDFEELVERSQLDISDPYKVYHIIPEGAKKRPREEDGSASPMSYSMNSAYPTLQTQMPQYLPTAECGWRDFSQEHASFPELSFTQYPCSPRSLPWQNPSVDNGYQLRASIYSYGPADTQPSPFSLDASIRSAEALRDARLNITVYLRDMLVREVTTFSPEGCHITPASSEDKHYLSTGGRDVVLLPVDTLSPHNRAEERPTSPFASFERGVLCWMAPDGLYAQRLCEGRVYWQTGLSPYGDKPKKLERELACKLLHTQDYLTEMQSYGLHGRPLTTHFQVLLSFGDACLDPQRATLSVQVEPLFARQLLYNTQQTGGHFYRSYEHAGLTQHISLSEDYHKALAQHHSLQE, from the exons atgatagctgggattggctccagctctccc GCGTGGGCACTATTTAAAGGCAAGTATCGGGAGGGGGTGGACAAGCCTGACCCGCCGACCTGGAAGACACGTCTTCGCTGTGCTCTCAACAAGAGCAACGACTTTGAGGAATTAGTGGAGCGCAGCCAACTGGACATCTCAGACCCTTACAAAGTCTACCACATCATCCCCGAGGGTGCCAAAAAAA GGCCCAGAGAAGAGGACGGTTCTGCGAGTCCCATGAGCTATTCTATGAATTCAGCTTATCCTACCCTCCAAACGCAG ATGCCACAGTACCTTCCCACTGCAGAATGTGGCTGGAGAGACTTCAGTCAGGAGCATGCGTCTTTCCCAGAGCTTTCCTTCACTCAGTACCCATGTTCCCCCCGCAGCCTGCCGTGGCAGAACCCATCCGTGGATAACG gATACCAACTTAGAGCCTCGATTTACTCTTATGGTCCTGCTGACACTCAGCCCTCACCTTTTAGTCTTGACGCCAGCATCCGATCAGCAGAGGCACTCCGAG ATGCACGCCTAAATATCACAGTATATTTACGGGACATGCTGGTGAGGGAGGTGACTACCTTCAGCCCAGAAGGGTGCCACATCACTCCAGCTTCTTCAGAGGATAAGCACTACTTGTCCACAGGTGGCCGCGATGTGGTACTGCTTCCTGTGGACACCCTCTCACCTCACAATAGAGCAGAGGAGCGTCCCACCAGCCCCTTCGCCTCCTTCGAAAGAGGTGTGCTGTGCTGGATGGCGCCAGACGGACTCTACGCTCAGCGGCTGTGTGAGGGCAGAGTTTACTGGCAGACCGGACTGAGCCCATATGGTGACAAGCCTAAAAAGCTCGAGAGAGAGCTCGCCTGTAAACTATTACACACACAGGATTATCTCACAG AAATGCAGAGTTATGGGCTCCATGGTCGACCACTGACCACCCACTTCCAGGTTCTTCTGAGTTTTGGAGATGCGTGTCTTGATCCCCAACGAGCAACCCTCAGTGTCCAG GTGGAGCCCCTGTTCGCCAGGCAGCTCTTGTACAACACCCAGCAGACAGGCGGCCATTTCTACCGCAGCTACGAGCATGCAGGACTCACGCAACATATTAGCCTCTCGGAGGACTATCACAAGGCCCTTGCACAGCACCACAGCCTGCAAGAGTGA